A DNA window from Brassica napus cultivar Da-Ae chromosome A4, Da-Ae, whole genome shotgun sequence contains the following coding sequences:
- the LOC106447591 gene encoding phospholipase A1-IIdelta-like has protein sequence MAAATPWEELLGSKNWDTLLDPLDQSLRQLILRCGDFCQATYDSFVNDQNSKYCGASRYGKSSFFDKVMLENASDYQVTSFLYATARVSLPEGLLLRSQSRDSWDRESNWFGYIAVTSDERTKALGRREIYVALRGTSRNYEWINVLGARPTSADPLLTGPEQNGSGSKVVETLSTHGSDSEDEEGCKVMLGWLTIYTSDHAESKFTKMSLRLQLLTKIKELLLKYKDEKPSIVLTGHSLGATEAVLAAYDIAENASSDDYPVTGIVFGCPQVGNKEFKDEVTRHKNLKILHVRNTIDLLTRYPGGLLGYVDIGTNFVIDTKKSPYLKDSRNPGDWHNLQAMLHVVAGWNGKKGDFKLMVKRSIALVNKSCEFLKDECLVPGSWWVEKNKGMIKDENGEWVIAPVEEEPEPEF, from the exons ATGGCTGCAGCAACACCATGGGAAGAGCTCTTAGGCTCCAAGAACTGGGACACTCTCCTAGACCCACTAGACCAATCACTTCGCCAGCTCATTCTCCGTTGCGGCGACTTCTGTCAAGCCACTTACGACTCTTTCGTCAACGACCAAAACTCCAAGTACTGTGGAGCTAGCCGTTACGGCAAGTCTTCCTTCTTCGACAAGGTCATGCTCGAAAACGCTTCTGACTACCAAGTCACGAGCTTCCTCTACGCCACGGCTCGTGTCTCTCTCCCCGAAGGCTTGCTTCTCCGCTCACAGTCACGTGATTCTTGGGACCGTGAGTCTAACTGGTTCGGTTACATCGCTGTGACGTCTGATGAACGTACCAAGGCTTTAGGACGCCGTGAGATCTACGTGGCTCTTAGGGGGACGAGTAGGAACTATGAGTGGATCAATGTTTTGGGAGCTAGGCCTACTTCAGCTGACCCGTTGCTGACCGGACCGGAACAGAACGGTTCTGGTTCCAAGGTAGTTGAAACTCTTAGTACTCATGGTAGCGACAGTGAAGATGAGGAAGGGTGTAAGGTGATGCTCGGGTGGCTCACGATCTACACTTCTGATCACGCTGAATCGAAGTTCACTAAGATGAGTCTACGGCTACAGCTGTTAACTAAGATCAAGGAGCTTCTATTGAAGTACAAGGACGAGAAGCCGAGCATTGTGTTGACTGGACATAGCTTGGGAGCCACAGAGGCTGTTCTAGCCGCTTATGACATAGCTGAGAACGCTTCCAGTGATGATTATCCGGTCACTGGGATCGTGTTTGGTTGTCCACAAGTGGGTAACAAGGAGTTCAAGGACGAAGTAACGCGTCACAAGAACTTGAAGATCCTCCATGTAAGGAACACTATTGATCTCTTAACTAGATATCCTGGAGGACTCTTGGGGTATGTTGATATAGGAACCAACTTTGTGATCGATACAAAGAAGTCACCTTACCTAAAGGACTCAAGGAATCCAGGAGACTGGCACAATCTTCAG GCAATGCTCCATGTGGTTGCGGGATGGAACGGGAAGAAAGGAGATTTTAAACTGATGGTGAAGAGAAGTATTGCATTGGTGAACAAGTCATGTGAGTTCTTGAAAGATGAGTGTTTAGTGCCAGGTTCTTGGTGGGTGGAGAAGAACAAAGGAATGATCAAGGATGAAAATGGTGAGTGGGTCATTGCTCCAGTTGAAGAAGAACCGGAACCTGAATTCTAA
- the LOC106448975 gene encoding serine/threonine-protein kinase CTR1-like, with product MGSNCCKCRRGATEGSEITLEDLEDQAADLRELTRDENLRETGTEDTVNGDVPSDSESESPIPTPRPSEVLKTPSLASVGLHCSNEELPRNGVIHEMSCYGASNILWSTGSFSEPIPNGFYSVILDDRLNHFKSIPTLEELRALGDEGLKADVIVVDLDKDNKIKWLKKLAIVLERSNPAKAVKIIGDLVVDFYKLAASRSTSKTRQSLGSYGFPLLGQISNGSCHARAILFKVLADAVNLKSKLVKGCPSDLNSSATVDSHNHMSVVVMINSVETLAPISVAGKCSCHSPLKPQSQIERGRSVGDVNESLIQTLFSKEQGDNDSTESNDIHIWKEVLASPMFQNKPLLPNEECIIDFSTLILRKTRVGFGCSAEVFRGTWNETEVAVKIFKDQAVTVENIKDFCNEIFILSRIQHPNVIMFHGACVKPRQLALVTEYVEKGSLYHLLHKTDVIKNLSWRKKINILHDICRGLMCIHGMGIVHRDLKSGNCLLCNNGTVKICDFGLSVMMEGTTTLNDIVPAGTPEWVAPETTRNEPLSKKCDIYSFGVIMWELCTLTKPWEGVPQAKVLNIVAKGARLDIPEGPLAKLIEACWSEVPEQRPRCEEILTYLATCEKSLP from the exons ATGGGATCGAACTGCTGCAAATGTCGCAGAGGAGCCACGGAAGGATCAGAAATAAC GTTAGAGGACCTCGAGGACCAAGCTGCAG ACCTGAGAGAGCTGACAAGAGATGAAAACCTGAGAGAGACGGGAACAGAAGATACAGTAAATGGTGATGTACCATCAGACTCAGAATCAGAATCTCCAATCCCAACTCCAAGGCCGTCAGAAGTTTTAAAAACTCCCAGTTTAGCTTCTGTTGGATTACATTGTAGTAATGAAGAATTGCCAAGAAATGGTGTTATACATGAGATGTCATGTTATGGAGCATCAAACATTCTTTGGAGTACTGGCTCGTTTTCTGAACCCATCCCAAATGGTTTTTACTCTGTGATCCTG GATGATAGATTGAACCATTTTAAAAGCATTCCTACACTGGAGGAACTTCGTGCTCTAGGTGATGAAGGTCTAAAAGCTGATGTGATTGTTGTAGACTTGGACAAAGATAACAAGATTAAATGGCTAAAGAAGTTGGCCATTGTTCTAGAACGCTCGAATCCAGCCAAAGCTGTTAAGATCATTGGTGATCTG gtgGTAGATTTTTATAAACTTGCAGCTTCAAGGAGTACTTCAAAAACTAGACAATCACTTGGAAGTTATGGTTTTCCACTACTAGGACAGATCAGTAATGGCTCTTGCCATGCTCGAGCCATCTTGTTTAAAGTTCTAGCTGATGCTGTTAACCTTAAAAGCAAACTTGTAAAG GGTTGTCCTAGTGATCTGAACTCTTCTGCTACTGTCGACTCACATAACCATATGTCTGTTGTGGTTATGATCAATTCTGTGGAAACACTGGCTCCTATTTCAGTTGCTGGGAAATGCTCTTGTCATTCACCATTGAAGCCACAGAGCCAAATAGAGCGTGGAAG GTCAGTGGGAGATGTAAATGAATCATTGATACAGACTCTCTTCTCTAAAGAGCAAGGTGATAATGACAGCACTGAGAGCAATGATATCCACATCTGGAAGGAAGTACTAGCATCTCCAATGTTCCAGAACAAACCTttgttaccaaatgaagaatgCATCATAGATTTCTCCACTTTGATACTTAGGAAGACTCGTGTTGGATTTG GCTGTTCCGCAGAAGTCTTCCGTGGCACATGGAATGAAACAGAAGTTGCGGTCAAGATCTTTAAGGACCAAGCAGTCACAGTTGAGAACATCAAAGACTTCTGCAATGAGATATTCATTCTTag CCGTATTCAACATCCCAATG TTATTATGTTTCATGGAGCATGCGTAAAGCCTCGTCAGTTAGCACTGGTCACAGAGTATGTGGAAAAAGGTTCCTTGTATCATTTGCTTCATAAGACTGATGTAATCAAGAACTTAAGCTGGCGTAAGAAGATAAATATATTGCATGACATTTGCAG GGGCTTAATGTGCATCCATGGGATGGGGATAGTCCACAGAGATCTAAAGAGTGGAAACTGCCTGTTATGCAATAATGGGACAGTCAAGATATGTGACTTTGGTCTCTCAGTAATGATGGAAGGAACAACAACACTCAATGACATTGTACCTGCAGGAACACCAGAATGGGTTGCTCCTGAAACTACCCGCAATGAGCCCTTGTCCAAAAAATGTGATATCTATAGCTTTGGTGTGATCATGTGGGAGCTATGCACTCTAACCAAGCCATGGGAAGGAGTACCACAAGCAAAA GTGCTTAACATCGTTGCAAAGGGAGCCCGGCTAGATATACCTGAAGGACCATTAGCTAAGCTTATTGAAG CTTGTTGGTCTGAAGTACCAGAACAAAGACCACGCTGTGAAGAGATACTGACCTATCTAGCAACCTGCGAGAAGTCTCTTCCCTGA
- the LOC106450327 gene encoding uncharacterized protein LOC106450327: MAGEEFLKLFEYNWSERLVFKKNKDSLKFNEEKTEDKEDQDVKNFLVKRAMSDETMMMITTSSVSSSDDFFSSPRSVLAVKASPTKLQTILSGKEVNEFSTAERDRVLSEKSEKEEQRKKKQNDVRRRRRRGKSMSDLEFEELKGFIDLGFVFSEEDQRDSELVSILPGLQRLVKKDDVTEEEDMSNVNRPYLSEAWDHCGGRKGKRHITPAIKWKVPAVPEVKEVELKDHLKQWAHAVASTIR; the protein is encoded by the coding sequence atggcTGGAGAGGAGTTCTTGAAACTGTTCGAGTACAACTGGTCGGAGAGACTGGTcttcaagaaaaacaaagactcTTTGAAATTCAATGAAGAGAAAACGGAAGATAAAGAAGATCAAGATGTGAAGAATTTTCTTGTAAAGAGGGCTATGAGTGAtgagacgatgatgatgataacgACGAGTTCTGTTTCATCATCAGATGATTTCTTCTCATCTCCTAGATCGGTCTTAGCCGTTAAAGCATCGCCGACGAAGCTCCAGACGATTCTCTCCGGTAAAGAAGTCAACGAGTTCTCAACTGCGGAAAGAGACAGAGTACTTTCTGAAAAGTCAGAGAAGGAAgaacaaaggaagaagaagcagaacgatgtaagaagaagaaggagaaggggaaAGAGTATGTCGGATTTGGAGTTCGAGGAGCTTAAAGGGTTTATTGATCTTGGTTTTGTCTTCTCAGAGGAAGACCAAAGAGATTCGGAGCTTGTCTCGATTCTTCCTGGATTGCAAAGGTTAGTGAAGAAAGATGATGtaacagaggaagaagacatgAGCAACGTAAACAGACCATATTTGTCAGAAGCATGGGATCATTGTGGAGGGAGAAAAGGGAAGAGGCATATAACGCCGGCGATAAAGTGGAAAGTTCCAGCTGTGCCTGAGGTGAAAGAAGTTGAGCTGAAAGATCATTTGAAACAGTGGGCTCATGCGGTGGCTTCCACTATCAGATGA